The region ATCATTCAGATAAAGCATGTAAGACAGCCCTTGATATGGTTAAAAGGCTTGATCAGGTAAACAGAAATTTAGAGAAGCAGAACCTCCCACATTTAAAAATAGGTATCGGGATCAATACAGGGAGAGCGATTATAGGAAATCTTGGATCATCTTTAAGATTTGAGTATACAGCTATTGGAGATACTGTAAACCTTGCATCAAGGCTTGAAGGACTTAACAGGATCTACGGAACTGATATTATAGTCTCCCAGTTTACAGTAAGTAAGGTAAAATCAGACTTTCTATTCAGAAAGCTTGACAGGGTTAGAGTAAAAGGAAAAGAGGAAGCCGTTGAGATCTACCAGTTAATGGAAAAGAGTGAAAGGAATAAAAATATTAAGATCCTTTACGAGAAGGCTCTTGAACATTATTTTAATACTGAGTTCAGTACGGCACAGGAGATTTTTAAAAAGTTGTGGGTAGAGTATGAAGACTATCCTTCAAAGATCCTTTTAGAAAGATCTGAGTATTATATTAAAAATCCACCTGAAGAGGGCTGGGAAGGTATCTATGAGTTCAAAGAAAAATAAAATCAGGGTTTTAGGTGCTTACGGCAGCAAATACAGGGACATGAATCCCTCCACATTTCTTATTAATGATACTGTATGTATAGACGCAGGTAATATAATTGAACCTCTAAAAGAAGATATATTTAAGATCTCACACATATTTCTCACACATTCTCATTTTGATCATATAAGTGATATACCATTCCTTCTGGATCTAACATACTCTAAAAGGGAGAAACCTCTTTATCTGTACGCTCTGAAAGATACGATAAACACATTGAAGGAAGATCTTTTTAATCAGAGTATTTGGCCAGATTTTTCAAAGATAAAGCTTCCACAAACTGGAGAACCTGCCCTCCAGTTTATAGAGATATCATATTATGAGGAGTATACAGTTGATGGTATAAGGGTAAAAACTTTTCCTTCAGAACATACAGTGCCAACTTCAGGTTTTATTATAAACGATCAGATACTTATATCAGGAGATACAGTATCAACAGATGTTATAATCAATCAGCTTAAAGAGAACCCTGATATTAAAAAGGTTTTCATAGATATCTCCTTCCCTGAAAGACTGGAAGATATCGCATACAAAAGTAAACACCACTCAACAAAAACTGTGAGGGATCTCATAAGAAAGTTAAATGGTCATATCAGTATATACGGATACCATCTGAAACCTCTGTATGCCGAGGAGATAAAGAAAGAGCTAAAAGATGAGAGAGTTTCTTTTCTGGAAGAGGAGGACAGATTTTACTTTTTATAAAAATGGGGTGATGGTCTTCCTATATAATAACCCTGTGCATAATCAATACCGACAGATTTTACAGCCTCAAGAATAACCTCATTTTCAACATACTCTGCAACAGTTTTTATTCCTAAATTCTTTGTTAATGTTGTTATACTGAGAACAAAGGCTCTGTCTTTAGGATTTTTTACCATACTTCTTATAAAATCACCCTCAATTTTCACTATATCTATCGGGAATCTCTTTATATAATGGAAAGATGAAAATCCAGAACCAAAGTCATCTATCGCAAACTTAAATCCTTCATCTTTAAGTTTCATAACAAAATCTTCAAGTATGCTTATATTACTTACAGTCTCCCTCTCTGTTATCTCAAATACTATATTGGAAGGATTTAGATGGTAATCTGAAACAAGGGATTTTATACTCTCTAAAAACTCCTTTGACATGATAGCTTTTGGAGATAGGTTCATAAATAAAACACCCTCATAGTTTTCCTCTTTAACCTTTTTGAATGTGTTTTCCATAAGAACCAGATCAAGTTTATGTATCACTCCCATCTTTTCAGCTACTCTTATGAACTCATCCGCCTTCAATGTTTTGACCTCATTCTCGATT is a window of Persephonella marina EX-H1 DNA encoding:
- a CDS encoding MBL fold metallo-hydrolase, with product MSSKKNKIRVLGAYGSKYRDMNPSTFLINDTVCIDAGNIIEPLKEDIFKISHIFLTHSHFDHISDIPFLLDLTYSKREKPLYLYALKDTINTLKEDLFNQSIWPDFSKIKLPQTGEPALQFIEISYYEEYTVDGIRVKTFPSEHTVPTSGFIINDQILISGDTVSTDVIINQLKENPDIKKVFIDISFPERLEDIAYKSKHHSTKTVRDLIRKLNGHISIYGYHLKPLYAEEIKKELKDERVSFLEEEDRFYFL